The Bacillus zhangzhouensis region TTTCCGCCTCAAATGTAATCTTCAAGGATGATGATGAGAGCAGCGGCTTTAATAATAAACGCTGCCCTGTGTTACCATGGGCTTTCACATTTTCCACATGTATAACCTCCCTGTCATTTGGTTATACATAACATTTCTCTACAAGCATCTGCTTGTCCTTTATAAATAACTCGACAAATTTTCAAATCAATTTCTTGAAATATGACAAAAAACCGCTTTATTTAGCGGTTTCAATCATTTCATGAAGATATGGAACTGAGTGAAATGCATAGCCTTTTTGCACCAATTCACCTTTTTTAAACAGTAGAAAGCAGGGAACACTCTCGATCTCAAATGCTTTCGCAAAGCCAGGTGAGTAGTTTACATTGTTTTCGTAAAATGGTATATCCGGCTGCATGGCGTCTACGACTGCCAGCATTTTCTTTGCCAGCTGGCATGTTCCGCAAAACGGTGTATATAAGTATAAAAGAAATAAATCGTCCTCTATCTCCTTGAATTCATGTTCTTTAATCTCTTTCATATACGTCCACCCTCATAAATATTTCGAATGAACATCAATGTTTGCAGCTAATAGAATAGATGCAATGTGGGCTGACGGTGAAGCGGCCACTTCGCGGTACGTTCTGTCGACAAAAAGATGAAGTGCTTCAGGGAATTCTTTTCGAAATTGCTTCCGCAGTTTGTCGCCTGCATCGTCACTGTCTGCTAATATGTAAACGTCTTTCCCCACTAAATCGTCCACAAGCTGATCCAGCTTTGATGTACTGATCGTGCCATTGGTGCAAATGATGGTAACAGGTTCACATATGACTTCTTTTAGTTTTTGTTTGTCTGTTTTACCTTCTACAATGATGACCTTTTCTATCTCGACATTCATCACGATCACCCGGCCCTTTTGACGTTGATTCACTTCTTCCTTAGATTACAATCTTTCATTCAGGTTGTAAAGATTGAGCACCTCGTCATTAAAAAGACTGCAGTTTTTGTTCACTGCAGTCTCCTTTGTGATTAGCACCAGCCATTTTCATCGTCGCAATCTACATATTTTTCTGATCCGCCTGTCAATGTATCCGTTAGACGATAAAAACGATTTTGATCATAGGAATATCCCGATTTCAGCTCATATTGGTTTTCACTAATCATCGTGCCAATCTCTTCATTTTGATGATAAAGCACCATGCCGCTTTCTTTGAATCGTCCAGTGACATGATCTGTTATATCCACGTGTTCTTTTTGAAAAGACAAATTGGACACCCCCATAAAGGTAGAGTGTCCAATTTCACATGAATTAGTCTTCTTTTGTCATTTCTTCATATTGCTCAGCAGTCATTAAATTCTCGATTTCAGATGCATCAGCTGGTTCTACAACGATCATCCATGCTTTTTCGTATGGAGAGTCATTGACGAATTCTGGGCTGTCATCCAGTTCATCGTTCACTTCAACGATTGTGCCATTGATCGGTGCATAAAGTTCAGAAACTGTTTTGACTGATTCTACACTTCCGAAAGGCTCGTCCGCTGTGATTTTGTCTCCTACTTCAGGAAGCTCAACGAACACGATATCGCCCAGCTCAGATTGAGCAAAATGCGTAATACCGATACGCACCTTATCTCCTTCTACTTTGACCCATTCATGTTCTTCTGAATAACGTAAATCTTTTGGTGTGCTCATTCAATACCCCTCCAGTCTTTTCTTCCAATCTATATTGAAGATACCACAATCTGAATGAAAGTTACATCATTTCCAGACGCTTTTAAATGTATCTTCGTTAAATCCAACTGTCACTCGTTTACCGTCTGTTGTAATCGGTCGCTTGATCAGCATTCCATTAGACGCGAGTAATTCTAGCTGCTCGTCCTCTGACATTGCAGGAAGTTGATCTTTCAGCTGCAGCTCCCGGTATTTTTGTCCACTTGTATTAAAGAATTTTTTCAGCTCTAAACCGCTTTTTTCGTAAAGTGCTTTTAATGTTTCTTTATCAGGTGTCTCTTCGACGATATGTATGCTGTTGATGTCTTTTTTGTGTGCTTCCAGCCACTTTTTTGCTTTTCGGCATGTACCGCAAGATGGGTATTCGTAAAAATCTAAAGCCACCATTTTCACCTCCTGCAAATTGTGACAACATTTTATCACAAAATATTTTAAAAAC contains the following coding sequences:
- a CDS encoding thioredoxin family protein; translation: MKEIKEHEFKEIEDDLFLLYLYTPFCGTCQLAKKMLAVVDAMQPDIPFYENNVNYSPGFAKAFEIESVPCFLLFKKGELVQKGYAFHSVPYLHEMIETAK
- a CDS encoding toprim domain-containing protein yields the protein MNVEIEKVIIVEGKTDKQKLKEVICEPVTIICTNGTISTSKLDQLVDDLVGKDVYILADSDDAGDKLRKQFRKEFPEALHLFVDRTYREVAASPSAHIASILLAANIDVHSKYL
- a CDS encoding YusG family protein codes for the protein MSFQKEHVDITDHVTGRFKESGMVLYHQNEEIGTMISENQYELKSGYSYDQNRFYRLTDTLTGGSEKYVDCDDENGWC
- the gcvH gene encoding glycine cleavage system protein GcvH gives rise to the protein MSTPKDLRYSEEHEWVKVEGDKVRIGITHFAQSELGDIVFVELPEVGDKITADEPFGSVESVKTVSELYAPINGTIVEVNDELDDSPEFVNDSPYEKAWMIVVEPADASEIENLMTAEQYEEMTKED
- a CDS encoding arsenate reductase family protein, whose translation is MALDFYEYPSCGTCRKAKKWLEAHKKDINSIHIVEETPDKETLKALYEKSGLELKKFFNTSGQKYRELQLKDQLPAMSEDEQLELLASNGMLIKRPITTDGKRVTVGFNEDTFKSVWK